A part of Amycolatopsis camponoti genomic DNA contains:
- a CDS encoding beta-L-arabinofuranosidase domain-containing protein, producing the protein MPLSRRQFVAGAGGAAVAVLAGANPARAGIREVAPAAGGLYTPNAAPLKPAAFLKLPPGAVTARGWLAGQLKLQLDGLCGHYPETSHFLDFATSGWVHPERAGWEEVPYWLRGYVDLAAVTGDTTAKSTAGKWIDAVLATQQSDGFFGPAALRTALNNGPDFWPYLPLLQALRSWQEYTGDTRVIPFLTRFLRYMNAQGKSAFDSSWVSVRWGDGLDSVFWLFNRTGDAFLLDLADKIHAFGANWVRNLPSLHNVNIAQGFREPAQYALRSGDASLTRATYSDYDTVMAAYGQFAGGGFAGDENARPGFGDPRQGFETCGIVEFMASHQLLTRLTGDPVWADRCEDLAFNSLPAALDPAGGPCTTSPARTASTSTTCRRAKASSRTASRCRPTCRASTSTAAARTTTAWAGRTSPKSCGWPRRTTVSRPRCTRPAASRRRSATARR; encoded by the coding sequence GTGCCGTTGAGCCGCAGGCAGTTCGTCGCCGGAGCCGGAGGTGCCGCCGTCGCTGTGCTGGCCGGCGCGAACCCGGCCCGGGCCGGAATCCGCGAGGTCGCTCCCGCCGCGGGCGGCCTCTACACGCCGAACGCCGCCCCGCTGAAGCCCGCCGCCTTCCTCAAGCTCCCGCCCGGGGCCGTCACCGCGCGGGGCTGGCTCGCCGGCCAGCTGAAACTGCAGCTCGACGGCCTCTGCGGCCACTACCCCGAGACCTCGCACTTCCTCGACTTCGCCACCAGCGGCTGGGTCCACCCCGAACGCGCCGGCTGGGAAGAAGTGCCCTACTGGCTGCGCGGCTACGTCGACCTCGCCGCCGTCACCGGGGACACCACCGCGAAATCCACCGCCGGGAAGTGGATCGACGCCGTCCTCGCCACCCAGCAGTCCGACGGCTTCTTCGGCCCGGCCGCGCTGCGCACCGCGCTGAACAACGGCCCCGACTTCTGGCCGTACCTCCCGCTGCTGCAGGCCCTGCGCTCCTGGCAGGAGTACACCGGCGACACCCGTGTCATCCCGTTCCTGACCCGGTTCCTCCGCTACATGAACGCCCAGGGCAAGAGCGCCTTCGACTCCAGCTGGGTGTCCGTCCGCTGGGGCGACGGCCTCGACAGCGTCTTCTGGCTCTTCAACCGCACCGGCGACGCCTTCCTGCTCGACCTCGCCGACAAGATCCACGCCTTCGGTGCCAACTGGGTCCGGAACCTGCCGAGCCTGCACAACGTCAACATCGCCCAGGGCTTCCGCGAACCCGCGCAGTACGCGCTGCGCTCCGGCGACGCGAGCCTGACCCGGGCCACCTACTCCGACTACGACACGGTCATGGCCGCCTACGGCCAGTTCGCCGGCGGCGGCTTCGCCGGAGACGAGAACGCGCGGCCCGGCTTTGGCGACCCGCGCCAGGGTTTCGAGACCTGCGGGATCGTCGAGTTCATGGCGAGCCACCAGTTGCTCACCCGGCTGACCGGTGACCCGGTGTGGGCCGACCGCTGCGAGGACCTCGCCTTCAACTCCCTGCCCGCCGCGCTCGACCCCGCCGGCGGGCCGTGCACTACGTCACCAGCGCGAACAGCGTCGACCTCGACAACGTGCCGAAGAGCGAAGGCCAGTTCCAGAACGGCTTCGCGATGCAGGCCTACCTGCCGGGCGTCGACCAGTACCGCTGCTGCCCGCACAACTACGGCATGGGCTGGCCGTACTTCACCGAAGAGCTGTGGCTGGCCACGCCGGACAACGGTCTCGCGGCCGCGATGTACTCGGCCAGCAGCGTCACGGCGAAGGTCGGCGACGGCACGTCGGTGA
- a CDS encoding vWA domain-containing protein, whose translation MPETPSFTLRLSQNKYLAPSDDRMDAVLTVRVGDAGAPVADGAPQSAELLLVDCSSSMDWPPTKIEAARHACRVAVDSLRDGVLFGVVQCTAHAELVYPATPQLAIAGARTRQEAKAAVSGLIAGGGTAMSQWLELARELFDRCPVEIRHAVLLTDGKNESDRSGALEAALDRCQGAFACDARGIGDDWDPRDLRRIASVLRGSADAVLEDAELAGDFRRLVEQAMGRTVPDLRLRLTTMPYTRLWFVKQVFPTEVDLTAQCRALELPTGAWGDEQREYHLCLEVDAAELTRYEDRLLGTVTLLEGADTAVSDRLPVVGYLTDDLALSSVPDENVARITGQSELGRALRAGWDAFERGDRAEAAREWSTAHRLATGLGNAEILKRLGRLVDVHDGTVAIKDGIRPRDGFSIVIGSAISALPPAEPVVTRAPLAEGGPPRECVLCGHKARPTATRCGRCGEPFGPAGAPS comes from the coding sequence ATGCCCGAGACCCCGTCGTTCACCCTCCGGCTGAGCCAGAACAAGTACCTGGCGCCGTCGGACGACCGGATGGACGCCGTCCTCACCGTGCGGGTGGGCGACGCCGGGGCGCCGGTCGCGGACGGCGCGCCGCAGAGCGCCGAACTGCTGCTGGTGGACTGTTCCAGCTCGATGGACTGGCCGCCCACGAAGATCGAGGCGGCGCGGCACGCCTGCCGCGTCGCCGTCGACTCCCTCCGCGACGGCGTGCTCTTCGGGGTCGTGCAATGCACCGCCCACGCGGAGCTGGTCTACCCCGCCACGCCGCAGCTGGCCATCGCCGGCGCGCGGACCCGGCAGGAGGCGAAGGCGGCGGTCTCCGGGCTCATCGCCGGCGGCGGCACCGCGATGAGCCAGTGGCTGGAGCTGGCCCGGGAGCTCTTCGACCGTTGTCCGGTCGAGATCCGGCACGCCGTGCTGCTCACCGACGGAAAGAACGAGTCCGACCGCAGCGGCGCGCTGGAGGCCGCACTCGACCGCTGCCAGGGCGCGTTCGCCTGCGACGCCAGGGGAATCGGCGACGACTGGGATCCGCGGGACCTTCGGCGCATCGCCTCCGTCCTGCGCGGCAGCGCCGACGCGGTGCTGGAGGACGCCGAGCTGGCCGGGGACTTCCGGCGGCTGGTCGAGCAGGCGATGGGCCGGACGGTGCCCGACCTGCGGCTGCGCCTGACCACGATGCCCTACACCAGGCTGTGGTTCGTCAAGCAGGTCTTCCCGACCGAGGTGGACCTCACCGCGCAGTGCCGCGCGCTCGAGCTGCCCACCGGCGCGTGGGGCGACGAGCAGCGCGAGTACCACCTCTGCCTCGAAGTCGACGCCGCGGAGCTGACCCGCTACGAAGACCGGCTGCTGGGCACGGTCACCCTGCTCGAGGGCGCGGACACCGCGGTGAGCGACCGGCTCCCGGTGGTCGGCTACCTGACCGACGACCTGGCGCTCTCGAGCGTGCCGGACGAGAACGTCGCCCGCATCACCGGGCAGTCCGAGCTGGGCCGGGCGCTGCGCGCGGGCTGGGACGCCTTCGAGCGCGGAGACCGGGCGGAGGCGGCGCGCGAGTGGAGCACCGCGCACCGGCTGGCCACCGGCCTCGGCAACGCGGAGATCCTCAAGCGCCTGGGCCGCCTGGTCGACGTCCACGACGGGACGGTGGCCATCAAGGACGGTATCCGTCCCCGTGACGGGTTCTCGATCGTGATCGGGTCGGCCATCTCCGCCCTGCCTCCCGCCGAACCCGTCGTCACGCGGGCCCCGCTCGCGGAGGGTGGTCCGCCGCGCGAGTGCGTCCTCTGTGGACACAAAGCCCGGCCGACGGCGACGCGCTGCGGGCGGTGCGGCGAGCCGTTCGGCCCGGCGGGAGCGCCGTCGTGA
- a CDS encoding CU044_2847 family protein, which translates to MPDFVRFPLADGGSVVVEVEVEPGLERASVPSGVLRKATTTFEHALSEVRAAAGAALAQFRDLGPDEVELKFGVKLDAQAGAVIARTGLQGQFEVKLKWVRGEATESTEDSAEEAPAASGAAPVPPDVP; encoded by the coding sequence TTGCCGGACTTCGTGCGTTTCCCGCTGGCCGACGGCGGCTCGGTGGTCGTCGAGGTGGAGGTGGAGCCCGGCTTGGAGCGAGCGTCGGTGCCATCGGGCGTCCTCCGCAAGGCGACGACGACGTTCGAGCACGCGCTGAGCGAGGTCCGCGCCGCCGCGGGTGCGGCGTTGGCCCAGTTCCGCGACCTGGGCCCGGACGAGGTGGAGCTGAAGTTCGGCGTCAAGCTGGACGCCCAGGCGGGGGCGGTGATCGCGCGAACGGGGTTGCAGGGGCAGTTCGAGGTGAAGCTGAAGTGGGTCCGCGGGGAGGCGACGGAGTCCACTGAGGACAGCGCGGAGGAGGCGCCGGCGGCGAGTGGGGCCGCCCCGGTCCCGCCGGACGTGCCGTAG
- a CDS encoding ABC transporter substrate-binding protein, producing the protein MRRRLAVVVLAAAVAAGVPGCSGGSGAEVVTVLGSWTGDEQAAFQRVLDGFTRETGIPTRYQGTRAQNQVLRGDLQQGTPPDVAVLSNPAELAGYAKSGDLKPLDDVLGAEAAQAYSSQWLKLQQLGRGALYAVVVKADLKSIVWYSPSTFTGPEPATWEALLTTSRQLAASGQPPWCLGMGAPPNSGFPGTDWIEDILLHRAGPRVYNAWAAGTLPWTDQAVREAWQSWGELVLAPGAVRGGSTAALLTSFADAGRAMFTPPPGCVWEHLGSFAIGGYGAFPGPPVPDRDFRFFPFPGAGAGGPSEVSADLAAMFHDTPAARRLMVYLAGEAGQRIWPSGGTTFSVHRRLVGPDVYRSDVARRIATTLAQGTDPCFDASDLMPSAMSSAFYQAVLEYLAHPDRLGTLLDELERVRRGIDPEQWLDLPC; encoded by the coding sequence ATGAGGAGACGCCTCGCCGTCGTCGTGCTGGCCGCCGCGGTGGCGGCCGGGGTGCCCGGCTGCTCGGGCGGGTCCGGCGCGGAGGTCGTGACCGTGCTCGGCTCGTGGACCGGTGACGAGCAGGCCGCGTTCCAGCGCGTGCTCGACGGCTTCACCCGCGAGACCGGGATCCCGACGCGGTACCAGGGCACCCGCGCGCAGAACCAGGTGCTGCGCGGTGACCTGCAGCAAGGCACCCCGCCCGATGTCGCGGTGCTGTCCAACCCGGCCGAGCTCGCCGGGTACGCGAAGTCGGGCGACCTGAAGCCGCTCGACGACGTCCTCGGTGCGGAAGCGGCCCAGGCGTACAGCTCGCAGTGGCTGAAGCTGCAGCAGCTCGGGCGCGGCGCGCTGTACGCGGTCGTGGTCAAGGCCGACCTCAAGAGCATCGTCTGGTACTCGCCGTCGACGTTCACCGGGCCGGAACCGGCGACGTGGGAAGCGCTCCTGACGACGTCGCGACAGCTCGCCGCGAGCGGGCAGCCGCCCTGGTGCCTCGGCATGGGTGCCCCGCCGAACTCCGGGTTCCCCGGCACCGACTGGATCGAGGACATCCTGCTGCACCGGGCCGGCCCGCGGGTCTACAACGCTTGGGCGGCGGGCACCCTGCCGTGGACCGACCAGGCGGTGCGGGAGGCGTGGCAGAGCTGGGGCGAGCTGGTCCTGGCGCCGGGCGCGGTCCGCGGCGGCAGCACAGCGGCGTTGCTGACGTCCTTCGCCGACGCCGGCCGGGCGATGTTCACCCCGCCCCCGGGGTGTGTCTGGGAGCACCTGGGCTCGTTCGCGATCGGCGGGTACGGCGCGTTCCCGGGACCGCCCGTGCCCGACCGCGACTTCCGGTTCTTCCCGTTCCCGGGCGCGGGTGCGGGCGGCCCGTCGGAGGTCTCGGCCGACCTCGCGGCGATGTTCCACGACACCCCGGCCGCGCGCCGGCTCATGGTGTACCTGGCCGGGGAGGCGGGCCAGCGGATCTGGCCGTCGGGCGGGACGACGTTCTCGGTGCACCGGCGGCTCGTCGGCCCCGACGTCTACCGCAGCGACGTCGCCCGGCGGATCGCGACGACCCTCGCGCAGGGCACCGACCCGTGCTTCGACGCGTCGGACCTGATGCCGTCGGCGATGAGCAGCGCGTTCTACCAGGCGGTGCTGGAGTACCTGGCCCATCCGGACCGGCTCGGGACGCTGCTCGACGAGCTGGAGCGCGTGCGCCGTGGCATCGACCCGGAGCAGTGGCTGGACTTGCCTTGTTGA